Genomic window (Mus caroli chromosome 14, CAROLI_EIJ_v1.1, whole genome shotgun sequence):
ACTGTCAGTGATTTCTCAGTTTGCTTCCCTTATTTCCTCTCTTAAATTTAAGAAGCCAACTcacggggagggtatggggggacttgaaatgtaaatgaagaaaatacctaataaaaaaataaatttaaaaaaaaaaaaaaaaaaaaaagaagccaactcACTTTGGGAATGGCCTCCATAAATGTGATTTGCTTGTTCTTTGTTTAAAGCTAACACATACTTCTTAAAGCTTTAGGGGAACGTGTTCTTTTATCTCCCAACAAATCATACATCTTTTCTTCAATAAATTGCTTAAATTCAGGGGAAAGGTATTGTCCATAGAGTTCTAGTTTAAAGTAGTCATTTGCACACCATTGCTGGTAATTACAAATTTTACACATCAATACAGAAATCCTTACTTAAAACTGCCTTttgggtggctggagagatggcttagcaattaagagcatcaactgttcttccaaaagtcctgagttcaatctccaacaaccatatggtggctcacaatcatctgtaatgggacccaatgccctcttctggtgtgtctgaggggagtgacagtatactcacattaaaaaacaaaaacactatcTTTTGGACCAATTTGAAAGAATGCAAATATCTGAATAATGACCCCTTTCCTCTTACACACATACGATGTATTTATCAAGTGCCTGCCGTGTAAGAGGCCAAGCACATCAGAAACAGCAGATAAAGGAAGCATGCCCCTTGTGATCAGggaatacagaggtgaatgcatTGTTTGTTCTGTACCATACATATATTctcaaaatgtataaatgtagCATGATCTAACCATTCcatgagatgtgtgtgtatatatatatatctcaaaacaACATATATAACAACATATCCCAAATGAATtgcttttatttgtgaatttacaaaaaaattttcaaaatccaATACATTTACATTGCCTTTTGTTGTATACCAGACTGACCTAGAACATGCAGATTCACCTGTTTCCGCTTCCCAGACTtggggattaaaggcttgcaccactaaACTCAGACACTGCTGTgtttcaaatgaaaaagaaatacagaaatctccaaataattttcttttattgagtgTAAACTTAATTGCTATCTATGTACatctgtgcatgcctgtgtgactgtgtgtatgggTGCCCAGAGATCAGAAGCCTCAGATGCACAGGGGCCAATGCTACaaagtagttgtgagccacctgcatTGGCGCTAGGAACAGAACACTGGTTCTCTGAGAGAATACTAAGCATTCTTAAGAACAAAGCTATCCGTTCAGACCTATGTAACTTGAacaatgtgtgtgtacatgccacatGTGGCAAGTGCCATAGAGGTCAGAGAGGGAGTTTATCCCCAacagctggagttccaggtagcTATGAGCAccagatgtggttgctgggatacaaactcaggtcctctggaagagcagcaagtgttctttccTGGCAGAACATCACTCCAGGCCCCAACATGACTTATTTATGGATATGTAAAACACTGGAAACAACacatttttgatgtgttttgatAGTTTCCAGACCATATTCAGGTCTAATAGGATGGGAAAAAGGATACACAGGCATATTCAATATAATGGAAGCACTGAACATACCTCATGTAATTTATTCCCAGATTAACACAGGCGTCCATTTCCCCATTATTAAATACAGTGACAGATGCAAGTATCTCACCATATACTAGTGGGTAGCAGGTTAATCTCAAGCACTCCCACATACTTCTGCTCAAACTTGTTGATAAGTAATTATGTAATTTGATTACAAattagataacattttaaattaagagaAGGGCTGTGGCGCCTTAGGCTGTTTCTATGAAAGTCTTTTGTTAAAGACTTGTAAAggtaaattgttttaaaaacatattttcaaatttgttGTAAACTTGGAGACCAAAGACAAGCACACATCTATAAGGATTTGATTAGTGTTACTGTGGTATTGAAGTTCTTGCTTTGTGTTTAAAGAAACCCAAACTGATCATTTAAATTAGAGGTTTAATttcaacaagaaagagaaagcagacagtCAACTGGCCTCCATCCTATACCCAAGCAAAGCTTTATCTTAGATTACTAAAGAAGCAGCTAAACATTTCAAGTCCTAAGGTAAATTGTAGGAATACTTAttaatcttgtttttgttttattttgagacaggacgtactatgtagccctgaacttaataatgaaatgattttctACCATCTAATTTAACTGAACAATTGGTCCTCCTGTATCACCTATGGTATTGTATTGTATAATGTCACTATACTAAAATTATCAGTGTTACAAAACTGACTGAGAGAGCACTGAATAAACAGAGGGGGGGTGGAGATTATGTCCAGCTGGGTATCCAAAAGAGCTTTGCTAGAAACCCTGGCAGCTGGAAGAATTCAGACAAGGCAGAATTAGGGGTGTAAAGGGAACAGAAAGTTGCTGGGATAGCCGAGGAAATAGCTTTTGATGGGCCCCAGACATTCTCTTGTGCTGGGAATTTTCAGCTCAGAGACCTAAACTACCAAATGCCAAGGACCACATGGTCATGGCTGCAATCTGCAAAGAGGACACACAAGCTCATTCTACTGAGAGTCTTCAAACACTCAGTTTTTATATTTCCTTCCCTAGGCCTAGACATTTGTGTAACTCTTCTGCAAATgatacagattaaaaaaaaatcaaactcttgGATATTTTCTAACCTGCCTAACTCTTTGGTCAGATTGTTTTactaatttttcttcttgtttttagcCAGAAGGCTCTTAATAAGTATAATGGGAACAGAGAGATAATTAaagagtaaataaacaaaacataacactaaatgaataaacacacaacaaaacaaaacactaaaaacagATTTGTAGGTGCGTAGTGCCAATTCTGTTTAAGTAAGTAGTTAGTCAGCTCTGCTTCAGCAAGTCAGAGCAATGCGTAAGCAGGAAGGAAGGGTGTGTGCTGGTTAGTTAGCACTGGCACGTGAGCAGTGAGCTCAGCAGGGTTAGGAAGTCCTCAGGCATCCAGAAGTTCATTTCCACAAAGACACCTTTAAGGATGAGTCCAACTCTAGCTACATCACAACCAGGCGGCTAGTTCGGAGGATTCTGACCCGATCTAGACTTTTGAAGTAACCCTCTTATTCACAAATCACTCCTCCATCTACCTCtctgaaaaagaagagaagtaCTTCTACTAATTGTATGCATCTAAAAGGTAAATGATTCTAACATTCCCAGGAGGCGCCTTTCTCCTCTGTTTGTATATTTTCCTAGAAGTTGTTTTGGGGTGGGATAAGTGAATTCCGTATCCCCTATTAAGAAATGAAAGGGAATCATCATTAATTTGTGAATTGATGTTTTGATCTTACCTAACCTGAAGGATCTGCGATAATACATCCTTTCTTATAATACGATTCAAATCAATATGTTAAAAATACCCAATTTAACAAAAACTTAGACCTGTAATGGAGAACTAGGCTCAAGATCTAGAGaagaatctaatttctttttttttttggggggggggtggtggttgtcgagacagggtttctctctgtagtcctggctgtcctgaaactcactctgtagaccgggctggcctcaaactcagaaatctacctgcctctgcctcccaagtgctggaattaaaggcgtgcaccaccacacccggcacctaacttctttatagttttctttttcttcatgggTAGGGATGAAAGAAGGCTGGgaggtgcagacacacacagatgcttcGACCCTGCCTGAGAGTACCTGCTGGTGACAGCCTGTGTCTAGGAGCAGGAAGAAAATGCTTGGTTAGGGGTAGGAAAGAAGACACCAAATGTGTACAAAAGTTTAGACAGTCTTGTCACCCTATAGTTActaaacaggtttttgtttgtttgctttttaaataaaaatatttgcattattttattctataaagCCAAATTCACAAGTCATTGTTTTACTAGATTTCGGACAACAAAAAAATTccttgaacacagagagagatttGACTCCCAATTTTGCTTAAAAGACTataaaaacagggctggtgagatggctcagcggttaagagcactgactgcctttctagagttcatgagttcaaaccccagtaaccacatggtggctcacaaccatccttaatgagaaacaaataaaaaaacctacCGGCCGgagtgagtggggctggagcgaaaaggggagggggggtatatgtatacacacacacacacacacacacacacacacacacacacacacacacacacacacactggaggttCAGTGGGGGAAAacgcttgccatgcaagcatgaagagcTGAGTTTAAACCCAGAGCCTGAGAAAAGCTAGAGAAAAGCTAGAGAAAAGCTAGAGAAAAGCTGTATGTCTATAATCCTAACGATCCTAAGCAAGATGGGAGGGCAGTGACAGGAGAATAATTCCCAGAAGCTCAAGGGTACATCGTGTGAACAGTGAAAAGAGACTCTTTACAATACAGAAAGCAAGGACAAACATCTGAGGTGGTCCTCTGTGCTCCATATATGACCCAAGGTATTTAAGTCCACACctacctgtgtgcatgtacacatgtacacacacacacacactccaagttAGGTGGGCACAGTTgcctgcctgtaatttcagccctcaggaggcacagacaggaggcACCAGGGGCAAGCCATTTGGCTATCCTAGCCCAGTTGGTAAGCTCAGGTTCAGTGCCTCAGTAAACAAAGTAGGGCAATGGACAGAAAGACCCAGCACCAATCTCTGGTCTTcatttatatgcatgtacacacacatgcacccaatacatgtaaatacacatcTGTGTGCACTTGCCACACATATAAGGCCAATAAAATCTAGAAACAAAGTAGACTTAGAAAAGAAATGCTGTTTTTATATGTAGGAATACTATGTTGTAATAAAGGGGGCATGAAGGCACTGTAATACAGGACAGGCTGAGTATCTGTAGTAAATACTTGGGGACAGAAGTGTTTCCAATGTTGAACTTTTATAGATTTGAAATATTTGTGTAGGCTCTACCAGTTAAGCACCCCTAGTTCAAAAATCTACAAGGCAAAAAACTTCAAAATCCACTCTGGATTTCAGATTTAAACTTTTATACACACTCAACCTATGGTTTGAATTAGGCCCTGATTAAAGGATATTATCTAGCTTTAGGAGCTATATTTGAAATTATAGAGTTTAGCACATTGTTAAATCTGATTCATATTCTCTTAAGCTAACCTTTaataatttttgttctttctttttaaaaaattgtacttATCAATGTATGACTGTTTTGTCTGTATTAAGATATGTGTAGCTCATGCACACAGTGCCCTGGGAAAACcaaagaggacactggatcctctGTTATTAGAGTTAAAGCTAGTTATcatcatcatgtgggtgctgggaattgaacctggctcctctggaaggGTAGAGTGCTCAATCTGCCTAGTCGTCTTGCTAGCCCCAAAGAACTCTTGTTCTCTTTACTGTAACGGCAGTTGAGTTCTTTATAATTTTCAAGATACTACTAAGAGTTTTTCTATCagtgcagtggtggtgcacaactgtaatcccagcacttgggaggcagaaacaggcaaatcTCAGAGGGAAGTCCAGggtagccaaggctatacagagaaaccctgtctcaaaaaaaaaaaaaaaaaaaaagttctttcaaCTCCGGGGATTAGACCTCCTTTCATTAAAGAGCCCAGATTCTAGGCTGCCATGGGGCAAGCGCCATGCCACCCAAGCTCTCTGCCTCACCTTGTCCCAAAGCGCAGTTAGCCAACCACAGACTGAAAACCCGTGTAACTATGAGCAAAAAGAACCCTCTCCTTTCTTAAACAACCAGGGAACCAAACACCCACACAAGCAACAAAACCCATTCCTTTACATTTAGAACCCTTCCTAGGAGGACTTGGtagcacctgcctttaatcccagcagatccctgagttccagggtttgaggacaactagggctatgaagagaaacccttcctgaaaacaaaacaacaaaaaagatatgACCCCCTCCTCAGAGCATTGGTGGTTTTTATGGGGGCTGGTTCTCAGCACCCGCTGGAGCGCCCCGACAACATGCTGGACTCCCTCGGAGCCTGCTTTAGCTATGGTGTGTGGCAGTGTGGTTGTGCACAGCTCTTACTAATTTAGTATTCAGCAGCCACCTTACCTTTCTTCAGTGTCTCCCTCTCATTCCCATTCCCCAAACATTCCCTGTCTTTATTTCCTGACACATGAAAGGAGCATCTCAGAATTGCTTAAAAATTACATCAATTCCAAAGTCATCATTATGTAATGTATAGCTAAGGAAACAAAATGCTGGCATTAATTTTTGGCAAGCCAATGACTTTAAGACAATTTTagaaatgttaaatgttaaaaaaaaaaagaaaaagggacgTCTTCGTCCCTAGTCTACTATCCACAAACTTTATCAAAGTTTTCAAAATCacactattcattcattcattcagagatTAGACATGGTTATTAACATAAGttacctccctccccccccaaacaGTAAAGTTCTACTTCGCCATAGAACCACAAAAATGAGTTTTGTACAATATTATAATTCTAGAGCTGATGTGATAGCTGACAGATGCTTTGCTAATCtaggtaaaagaaaaatttcaagtgGCCACAATGAAAAACTAACAAAGGGCTGGCcagatgcctcagcaggtaaaggcgctGGCCACTAAGCTTGATGAGTTAAGTTTAATTAGTAGGATCACAGGACAAAAGAAGGGAACAGACTCCCACAATtgtcctgtttatttatttggtttgtggTGTGTAGGTCACAGCTTGTAttcccacacacatcacataccaaagaaataaagaagtaaagaaataaagacagagagttagataaatacaaattttcagaacaaaacaaattcttcgctaaacaataattttaaagtttaacttCTACTTATAAAACCTAAGTGTTACTCAAAGAGTCATCTACATACAAAGTAGGAATAAAGAGTTCAAGTTGTAAAGACTGTCTCTGTAGCAAAAAACGCAAGACTGTGGAATGGAATTTTACCTGAACTTCTCAGCTGgtctatcatttttatttgctcTTCTGATAGAACACTCTTGTTTTCTGTACccttaaaaagctaaaaaaacaaaacaaaacaaaacccaaaaaacccataaaaaccTGCCACTGTAGCCACAGGCCTCAGCTTCTGTGGAGAAGCAGCACAGGCATGAATGACACATTCACTCACTTGCTTTTCTGGCCAGGCATTGTGCCCATGAGTCCCAGGAagatccaggtcctctgcagagtGTGAGTGATGCTGTGGTCAGTTAGCTGACACTGTACTTGTGTCAGTACTAGTCTGTCCCAAGGAAACAGCCAATGCTAATTGGTATTTCAAAAACAACTAACCTTGGCATGCAAACAGAACTAAACTCACATGAAAATTTTTTTATTCagtggtgttttatttttaaataaacaaaaaggctaacataaaatattcatagGGAGTATCAGGCAGTATGAATGCCACTCACAGCCAATGCTTTAACGGGGGACTATGAAGAAACAAGTGACACGGCAAATAAGAAACTCGGCTTGTAAAAGCAGTGAAGTCAAAGCACAGATCAATACACTGGAAACAGAGTGGGAGCCACACGGTCAGAGAGGAACCGACGATCAAGCACAGATCGttgcacagccctggctgttttcactttttctttctaaagtcaCAGAAGTCACCATTTCAAAGGAGAGAGCAATGCAAGCAAATGTGAAAGTCAGTAAAAGTTCTGGCAGGGATACAGAATGTGAAGACAAGGTGTCTTTCTGTTAGTGGAAGCTCCTAAAACCACTGCTGTTCTCTGAAATGCAGTGGACCTCACAGAAGAGGGGTCTGCTGAGTCTGGGACATTAGCCTCTTCCTGTAGCTGTCAATCAGGAGGGAGCTTCCTCTCATGGTACAACATACAGAGCctgcatatattttaattatgtccTGTGTTGATCACTTCCCATTGGTAGAAAAGATGGAAATTTCTTCCATTACTAGCCTTGAATAAATTCTGCCTTTTACAGACAGTAGATGAGTATTACCTACCACATAATGGGAAGTACTCCCACAAACTGGTTAGGCATTGGGCTTAACTATAGGAAACGCTCAAATGAGGGACTGATTTAAATTCTCAAAGCTGCTGAAGGGCTCTTTTTATAAGGTTCGTGATTATGGTGTTTAAGAGGTTATCTCTCTatgttgttttcctattttttttttaatttattttgaaatggaaCATTACTATACAGCCTaggatagccttaaactcaggatcttctggcctcAACTTTTGGGAGCTGCAGATAAGTGCATCCAAGTATTACCATATCAAGTGTGTTCCAACTCTTAGGAAATCAGGCCTTTTCACAAGGATGCCTCCCTTACTACAGTAGATGAGATGCTCTTTAGTTGGAGTCAAAGGCATCTAGTAGTCAATCTTTGATGCACGGCTTCGGCTCCTGTGATAGAATTGCTGGACTGCCTAATTCTACTCTGTACCTGTAGTGAGGCAGGGAAACAAAGTCATATAAACAGGGACTATCTCTCATATTGTCACCAGCACTATTACATAGTTTTAGAGCTAACTGATTACCTACAACAAGCATCCATCACAGATAAATAGAAGAGTCCACACAAGCCAAGCTGGCAAGTGGACCACACAGACAGCAATAATCAATGGAAGCCTGTAACTCCATGAAGGCAATCATGTGGCTGAAATGGCAGTGATATAGATGAGGTGGCATGTATTAGATGTCAGTTTCCTTTCCTAAGATGCTAGACAGcagacaagacacaaaagggAAGTCTTGTATAGTAACAAAAACTCCCCGATTTCCGAACTGGTACCTTCCACCCAACTATTCAGTTCTTAAAATAAGTCACACCCATAGTCAAACTTCATTCTAACACTaatacacgcacacacgcacgcgcacacacacacacacacatatacacacacacgcacacacacacacatgcacacacgcaggCATGCACTcgcgtgcgtgcgcacacacacccTCTGTCAGAATGTAAGAGCATATTCTCCTTAAATGCTACAGGGCTGAGAGGTTCTATCAAAGCAGTTGCAGAACCCAGGTAAAACACTAAAAGCTCTCTGGAACAAAATTTCATCTTTGGTAAAGAAGCTGAATCTCATCTTTCCACTAAAAAATGATTGTGCCTTAGATTTCTAGTCCAATTTCAATTCATTTTTGAAAACCTCAGTATTAATGTTAAATTTATTATCTGCTATAagaatatagtttaaaaatatctaatgaaaatctAACCctatttacagaaaataaaagttgggcattttaaaaagagaacctATTTTAATACCTTTAACAagatatacataattttaaaataacattaactCAACAAAAATATAAGTGACTTTCATATAAAAGCCAAGCCCTTACAACAGAGTTCCTCAGGGTAATTTAGTAGACAGGTTGCTCAAGTAATACATACTGGAAACACACCCAGATTTCTTATCTCTGGGGCtgtgattttaaaagtataagcTCAGAATCCTAAAATGCTCTGGAAGGCATTTTTAAGGAGAAAGGGACAGGGACACATTCTACTCACACTATTCTGTCACTCTCTGGAAGACAACAAGTAAACCCGAACTTGCCCACGATACTATAATGGAGTAGGCATGTAGAATCAGCTTTCTCCCTGAATGTACATGGCTACATGGTGATAGCATTCTCTGCAGCACTGAAGCAGGGTAAAATGAGCTCATGGATTTCTTACAGGAAATTGTAACTAACAAAATGTGAATGAGTACTACAAAGCCAGTCTACATGACTTTTTTCAACCTTTTagtaaaaaaataagtaaataaacaacctTTTATGAAAAGAAGTTATGCAAACTTCTTCTCATTTAACAAAGAGACCCAAATCCAAAACACATACAAATTCAACTAAATTCAAATGCAATGTCACAACAGCAAGCCTAAATACTTTTGTCTGGGTCTACAACACTGCAAACACTATACTTTTATAGGAAATAAAATCTATATGCTAGTTTCTTTCACCTTAGGACTCCtattatgatttttttgaaaTAATACCAGTGCAACACATTCTATTTCCAAAAGGTGACAGTGTAACTCAGTATTAATCTAATGACTTAGACTAAGCAATGACTTAGACCTTTAGAAATGGACAGAAGTTCTTATTTACCTGGGAATTAAAGTAGAGTGGCAGTTTAATTGTTAGAGGAAAGTCAATTTACTCTGAATAAGTCTCATTTACTCATAAAACAGACATAGAATCCTTTTGCAACAAATCCCTTCCCTGATACAGTTAAATGcaaattctcttttctgtcttaCTCCAGAAAGCTCCTGCATGCATAGCTGACACGCCACCTACTGCAAAACCCAGCTGCCAGCGCAGGCGGTGCTACCAGCATTTCATTGCATCGCCAGGCTGGGACGGAATAAAGGCGTGCTTGTGTggtagtgtttcttttttaaaagaaaaaaaaaatctccaagcCAAGAAGAACAAGCTAAAATAGCATCTTGAAAATGGAGCGTAAAATaatcagaagagaaaaggaaagggagtaCGAAGGGAGGCACAACAGCGTGGAAGATGCCGAGCAAGGCAAGAACTGCAAATCCACGCTGATGACCCTCAACGTTGGTGGATATTTATATATTACTCAAAAGCAGACACTGACCAAGTACCCAGACACTTTCCTTGAAGGTATCGTAAATGGGAAAATCCTCTGTCCATTCGATGCTGATGGCCATTACTTCATAGACAGGGACGGGCTTCTCTTCAGGCATGTCCTAAACTTCCTACGAAATGGAGAACTTCTACTACCCGAAGGATTTCGAGAAAATCAACTTCTTGCTCAAGAAGCAGAATTCTTCCAGCTCAAGGGGCTGGCAGAGGAGGTGAAATCCAGGTGGGAAAAAGAACAGCTGACCCCCCGAGAGACTACTTTCTTGGAAATAACAGATAATCACGATCGTTCACAAGGACTGAGAATCTTCTGTAATGCTCCTGATttcatatcaaaaataaaatctcgCATTGTTCTGGTATCCAAAAGCAGGCTGGATGGGTTTCCAGAGGAGTTCTCTGTGTCGTCAAATATCATTCAATTTAAATACTTCATCAAGTCTGAGAACGGCACTCGACTTGTACTAAAGGAAGACAACACCTTTGTCTGCACCTTGGAAactcttaagtttgaggccataATGATGGCTTTAAAATGTGGGTTTAGACTGCTGACTAGCCTGGACTGCTCCAAAGGGTCAATTGTTCACAGCGATGCACTTCATTTTATCAAGTAATTACCTGTCTCATGAACAAAGGCAACAAGCATGCAGCCAGCAAGCTTCAGCAGCCACAGAATCAAAGGCATCCCAAACGACGTGCCCAGCCAGCTAGCCAGAGCCCGGCTGCTAATCAAGTACTGTGAGCTAACGGTATGTAAATCTGTCACTAAAGATGTCCTTCTCTGGGGTGTTCTGCCATCACATTTCCACCGACAGTGAAGCTGTGGTCTTCTAaactgtaaataaagacaatgcttttgctatttatttattttttcccccttaagcTGTCTTTCAATGAGAATGTCTTGGGTACTATAGCAAATGCTAACAACATACGATTCAAAATCTTTTCTACTTTAGAGCAAAAATCCATGAAGAAGATGAACtggtttataaaataaacatggaGAGCAAAATAAATGTACAGAACTACCTAAAGCAGGGGTAACAGTGAATCAAAATGGGACTGTAAAACACATTCGAGCTACtgatttgacttttaaaatagcaGGCAACAAAAGCTTTATTATAGCTCCTGTATTTCATACTAGAATTATGGCTAAATTGATATTTTGCTGAAAATTTCTAGGAAACTGCttgataacaataaaaaataaataaaagcattgctAGCTTCTTTGCTTGTATTAATGATTGCAATAAAAGTTACATGTGTCACTTTAAAAACGAATAGTACCACTTGATGATTGTGCACGGTATTCTGCATTCATGCAATTAACTGTCAGGCTATAGCACCTTGC
Coding sequences:
- the Kctd4 gene encoding BTB/POZ domain-containing protein KCTD4; the protein is MERKIIRREKEREYEGRHNSVEDAEQGKNCKSTLMTLNVGGYLYITQKQTLTKYPDTFLEGIVNGKILCPFDADGHYFIDRDGLLFRHVLNFLRNGELLLPEGFRENQLLAQEAEFFQLKGLAEEVKSRWEKEQLTPRETTFLEITDNHDRSQGLRIFCNAPDFISKIKSRIVLVSKSRLDGFPEEFSVSSNIIQFKYFIKSENGTRLVLKEDNTFVCTLETLKFEAIMMALKCGFRLLTSLDCSKGSIVHSDALHFIK